A genomic region of Nymphaea colorata isolate Beijing-Zhang1983 chromosome 2, ASM883128v2, whole genome shotgun sequence contains the following coding sequences:
- the LOC116246767 gene encoding acyl carrier protein 1, chloroplastic-like, with protein sequence MASISASSVSFRSSAVLPGRSATVSAGSSLVNMVSFSKTGIHFPSLRRKVGCAAKPETVDKVCEIVKKQLALPPESALTPESKFSDLGADSLDTVEIVMGIEEEFNISVEEESSQSITTVEEAANLIEKLVEKNKA encoded by the exons ATGGCTTCCATCTCTGCCTCTTCGGTCAGCTTCAGATCGTCGGCCGTTCTTCCAGGCCGATCTGCCACG GTGTCGGCAGGGAGTTCCCTCGTCAACATGGTTTCTTTCTCAAAGACGGGAATCCACTTCCCATCACTGCGCCGAAAAGTTGGATGCGCA GCTAAACCAGAGACAGTTGACAAGGTGTGTGAAATTGTCAAGAAGCAGTTGGCACTTCCTCCTGAGTCTGCTCTCACTCCTGAATCAAAATTCAGCGATCTTGGTGCTGATTCCCTTGACACG GTGGAAATAGTGATGGGAATTGAGGAGGAATTTAACATCAGTGTGGAGGAGGAGAGCTCGCAGAGCATCACGACGGTTGAAGAAGCCGCCAACCTTATAGAGAAGCTTGTTGAGAAGAATAAGGCTTGA